Genomic segment of Denticeps clupeoides chromosome 13, fDenClu1.1, whole genome shotgun sequence:
ctcaggcctgcagacaggacacacacacacaactaactcaggcctgcagacaggacacacacacacacaactaactcaggcctgcagacaggacacacacacacaactaactcaggcctgcagacaggacacacacacacacacaactaactcaggcctgtagacagaacacacacacacaactaactcaggcctgcagacaggacacacacacacaactaactcaggcctgcagacaggacacacacacacaactaactcaggcctgcagacaggacacacacacacacacaactaactcaggcctgcagacaggacacacacacacacacacacacacacacacacacacacaactaactcaGGTATgtagacaggacacacacatatacacacacaactaactcaggcctgcagacaggacacacacacacacacacacacaactaactcaGGTATgtagacaggacacacacatatacacacacacacagccagcctGCAGGCAGGCAGAGCATCATGAGAGTGAGGGGAGTTTTAAACATGTTGTATTAAAGCGTAATAAAACTGACCAGCCCTCCTACTCTCAGCTACAATAGTTCGTAAAGCACAAACCCGCTGTAAACATGTACAAAATGAACCCGGCGGGGGTTTTAGGGCGCAGCCGCGGATGATGAATGACGGTCGCGGACCGAGCCAGAAGCGGCGGGGCTGCAGCCCGGCAACAGCGCACACTCACCGGCAGCAGCGTGGGCCCCGGGCCCGGCGAGCACTGGAGCCTACTGGGTCCACATCCAGAGCCTCCGGCCCCGAACCTCGGCGCAGCTCCGCGGCCGTGTTGCACAATGATCGCCGCCTGAGTTCCCACCGTTTTCACGGTGACGTCATTCCTCCGACCGACTACGGCGGCCGAGAGCGCAGAGGACGCCGGGAAATGTAGTACCACGTACACGCTTTatgatattaatattacattaatatgtGGTCTGAGACGTGTGTTTCATACTTTTCGAATGCTGGTATAAGGCTggtatatattttaatacaaacatttacacaaattcgtcgttttttatttttgtaacgtACGACAAAATTACTTTAATGTACAAAATGTCCTGCCAATAAGTCAACGTACAGTTGTCCAAACAGAACACGGTCCAATAACAGAGAACCGAATAACCGGAAAGCACGTAACGACTCggcattttttaatttagtgTGCGGAACCTTTGACGCGGCGGGTCTCAGTTTCCGGCCGGATCGCTGGCCGAGCTGCGCTGCTCGGTGTCCTTGGTTCCCGGTGCGAGGTGAACGGAGAGAAGATGGTTCTCCTTCCCGAAGAGGCCAAGGCGCTCCCGCCGCCCGGCGTCGTCAACCGCTCGTCGCTGTGGCTCGGCTTCTGCGGGCTCCTCACCTCCATGCTGCACAACTCGCTGGCCAGGAAGCCTGCGCTGCGGGCGGGTGTGTGTCCGGCCGTCCGTCCGTCTCTCCTCCTGCGGGGTTTACCGGGCTGTTCCCCGGGACCGGGGACCCGTCTCTCCTCCTGCCGGGTTTACCGGGCTGTTCCCCGGGACCGGGGACCCGTCTCTCCTCCTGCGGGGTGTACCGGGCTGTCTTCCGGGGACCCGTCTCTCCTCCTGCGGGGTGTACCGGGCTGTTCCCCGGGACCGGGGACCCGTCTCTCCTCCTGCCGGGTTTACCGGGCTGTCCCCCGGGGACCCGTCTCTCCTCCTGCCGGGTTTACCGGGCTGTCCCCCGGGACCGGGGACCGGGGACCGGGAGCTACTATAATTCCGGGGGGGATTTACATGCGTTTCTGTCAATTTACTTTTATAATCGCTGCCGCAGATAAATTGACCTGAAAACCGCGCCTTTCGGCTGAGGGTTAAACTTCACACACGTCCAGGCCTGTGGGAGCCAGATAATACGGTGAattattcagcttttttttttataaaagctgAAAGGTTCCTGAGGTTCACCACCATCTCACCACCGCGTTCAGACTTGGGGGTCTAGTCCTGGGGACTAATGAGACCGTTTATCTTCCGCCTTTTGTCATTATTCTATATTATTATATCTATACATCATGTGACCTCCAACTTTGAAATATCTGTGATGTTTGGTGGGCTCCCggtaattttgacattttggtcCCGGTGTCCTGCAGGTCTCCACCGCCACGTGCTGTTCACCACCGTCGGCTGGTTTCTCGGCTACCACCTCACCAAATACGAGAACTACACGTACGCCAGGCTGGACCGAGACATGAACGCGTACGTCAGCCGGCACCCGGAGGAGTTCCAGCAGAAAGGTGCCTGGAACGTTCATATTTCCTCCTTTATTCCGCTGGTCTCTGAGAAATTCCACGTTTTGTGTTTTCAGAGAAGAAGACGTTTGCCGAAGTTGTGGAGGATTTCCACCCGATCCGTTAAGATGACGTCCGCGGTTTTCTGatttaataaattatgtttttggcCCCACGTTTTGTCTTTGGTGATGTTTTGTGCCCGTTTTTACCgtatttcatgtaataattGCCCGTGTGAATGCAGGAgttggggccgtggtggcctggcggttacgGAAGCGActccgtaatcggaaggctgtGGGtgcgaatcccgaaccaccgagatgccactcaggtgccaccgtccccacacactgctccctgggcgcctgtcatggtgcccaccgctcaccaagggtgacacgtttcaccgtgtcaccgtgtgctgtgctgcagcgtctcacaatgacaaccacttcactttatttcactttattatttgctttatttgaaATGAACATTCAGGTGGTTTATTTTTTGCCGCGTGGTCTGGTTGGTTTCCGTGGCTCCGCCGCCGCGCCCCTTCAGCTGCTGATGCCGATGAGGTCCATGTACTTGGCGGTGAGGGTCTGGCTCCTCTGGGTCAGGTTGGCCATGATGGAGAAGAGCCCTCGCAGGTGGAAGTGGAAGAGGACCTCGGGGTCGGCGTCCAGCAGGGGCTCCAGGTGGCGGCGCAGCGCCTTGCCGTCGTCCGCGGCGACCAGGCCGCTCTCCACCGTGTTCCTGACGGCCTTCAGCGCCAGGTAGGACTCGTACAGGTCCTCGGCGCGGTCGGCGGCCTCGTCGGAGGGCACCTCGCGCAGCAGGCTGGGGATCAGCACCGTCTGCTCCATGTCGTGCACGGCGGCGCTGTAGCGCTTGAGGGACAGGAGCAGGGACGTCCTGCTCAGCTTGGCGTCGGCGGGCTgcatggtgctgctggtggtgcgGCAGGCGGCCGCCTCGTCCCCGGCGCCCCGCCTTTATACCCGGCCGCGCGCTTGGCCAATCGGCTTGTGCAACCGGTGGTGTGATTTGACTCTGCGCCGCTTGTTTGCTGAAGGTCACCAGACGGGTCAAGGCCAACAGGCTTATTGGAGGACGATGACCCGCCACCATCAGGCGGTGAGGCAAGCGTCTCCGAAATGTAACCGTGTCCTCGTGGGGACGGGTTACTCGAGTCCACGCGGCTCCCGACGTGAGCTTCTTTAGTGAGATGCCATGTCTCCTGGCTGAAGGTTCTGGAAGGTTCTGAAGGTTCTGAAGGTTGGGAACCTCCAGTGTACGAGTCACCCGGGACTTACAGTCGCGAGATTCACGAATCAGAACCCACATGACCCGCATGCACGCTGATGGCATGTTGGGGTGACCGAGGTCTAACCTGCAGCGGACACCAGACAGGAGCTGCAGGTGTCCAGGTCGTGTCTCCCTGTTCTGGCAGCGATCGCGGCTTTTAGGGCGGACGGCCGGCAGCCAATGAGATGCTCAGCTCAGCAGGCCACAGGGctggtggtggcctggtgggtaacacatgtgcacaaagtcccaggttcgaaccccactcgcCACCACCGTGTCTGTGAGAAGGACACTGAACCGGGACTCAAACTCAGTCCCAGACATTcatttcactttgacacagtgtcaattattaagtccattttatcacacagtccctatctattaccacatatttcagtatcggtcgtacgatgccaccgtctgccgctgcttctgtttgtttttctccgagacacgaaatcaagcgtccagactactggcagaccccagtgaagagacaagcagatacatcctggttcctgacaactgctaaacgaggacataccatgaaacaaaccagagggtcaccacagccaccaccaccattacaactacagcttcagggatcttcaagtggaccagtaacatcattatggacacgtaatctagaccataacactgaatacatcctggacttctccaaccctacaactgtaggacttattattatatcatatccaaccctgcactgacaccatttgcaggctcactctaccctggaagggggtccttctctgtatcactctaccctggaagggggtccttctctgtatcactccttcccaacgctTCTTCTGACTCCAGTTACTTCCGTTTCCCACCACAGGATGGCGTCTTGCAGCCATGCAGTTCTGAATGATCAGATTCTGGATTAAAACGCGCGCGGGACGGACCACTTTAGAACATCTGTTTAGGAGCCCAGATAGGAGATGATGGGTGAAAATGTTCACAGAAGAAGAAGCTCCATTCACACAAGACCAAAGATGAATTCTCCCGCTGTAAAATCACGACGTGTTCCATTCTGGCCTGAAATCTACACGTCCGTGTGAAATGGT
This window contains:
- the LOC114801775 gene encoding NADH dehydrogenase [ubiquinone] 1 subunit C2-like, yielding MVLLPEEAKALPPPGVVNRSSLWLGFCGLLTSMLHNSLARKPALRAGLHRHVLFTTVGWFLGYHLTKYENYTYARLDRDMNAYVSRHPEEFQQKEKKTFAEVVEDFHPIR
- the LOC114801774 gene encoding mid1-interacting protein 1-B-like, whose protein sequence is MQPADAKLSRTSLLLSLKRYSAAVHDMEQTVLIPSLLREVPSDEAADRAEDLYESYLALKAVRNTVESGLVAADDGKALRRHLEPLLDADPEVLFHFHLRGLFSIMANLTQRSQTLTAKYMDLIGISS